The proteins below are encoded in one region of Dioscorea cayenensis subsp. rotundata cultivar TDr96_F1 chromosome 18, TDr96_F1_v2_PseudoChromosome.rev07_lg8_w22 25.fasta, whole genome shotgun sequence:
- the LOC120282438 gene encoding alanine aminotransferase 2-like, producing MASTTSPPVTYESINPKVKKCEYAVRGEIVTQAQRLQQELQENPGSHPFDEILYCNIGNPQSLGQQPVTFFREVLSLCNHPAILDRDETHGLFSSDAISRAWEILDLIPGRATGAYSHSQGVKGLREAIAAGITARDGFPAKADDIFLTDGASPAVHMMMQLLIRSEKDGILCPIPQYPLYSASIALHGGSLVPYYLDEATGWGLEIFEVKRQLEDARSKGIIVRALVVINPGNPTGQVLSEANQREIVEFCKKEGLVLLADEVYQENIYVENKQFNSFKKISRMMGYDEELSLVSFQSVSKGYYGECGKRGGYMEVIGFTPDVREQIYKVASVNLCSNISGQILTSLVMNPPKVGDESYESFIAEKEGILQSLARRAQALEDAFNSLEGVTCNKAEGAMYLFPRLRLPQKAIDAAKSVNTAPDGFYARRLLEATGIVVVPGSGFGQVPGTWHIRCTILPQEDKIPAIISRLRAFHETFMNEFRD from the exons ATGGCATCTACGACTTCACCACCGGTCACCTACGAGTCCATCAACCCAAAG gTCAAAAAATGCGAGTATGCGGTACGTGGCGAGATTGTAACCCAAGCCCAG CGTTTGCAGCAAGAGTTACAAGAAAATCCAGGCTCCCATCCCTTTGATGAG ATACTTTATTGCAATATTGGAAATCCTCAATCTCTCGGTCAACAGCCTGTTACCTTTTTCCGAGAG gTTCTTTCTTTATGCAATCATCCAGCTATCTTAGACCGAGATGAAACTCATGGCTTGTTTAG CTCGGATGCCATTTCGAGAGCATGGGAAATTTTGGACCTTATTCCCGGGAGGGCAACGGGCGCATATAGTCATAGCCAG GGGGTAAAAGGACTGCGCGAAGCAATTGCTGCTGGAATTACTGCACGTGATGGTTTTCCAGCCAAGGCAGATGACATTTTCTTAACAGATGGAGCAAGCCCTGCT GTGCACATGATGATGCAACTATTGATAAGGTCAGAGAAAGATGGCATCCTCTGCCCCATTCCCCAGTACCCTTTGTACTCCGCCTCAATCGCCCTCCATGGTGGTTCTCTG GTTCCATATTACCTTGATGAAGCGACAGGGTGGGGACTTGAGATTTTTGAGGTCAAAAGGCAACTTGAAGATGCTCGATCAAAGGGCATAATTGTTAGGGCTCTAGTCGTGATCAATCCAGGCAATCCAACTGGACAG GTTCTTTCAGAAGCAAATCAACGCGAAATAGTAGAGTTCTGCAAGAAAGAAGGTTTGGTTCTCCTAGCAGATGAG GTATACCAAGAAAACATTTATGTTGAGAACAAGCAATTCAACTCCTTCAAGAAGATTTCGAGGATGATGGGATATGACGAGGAGCTTTCTTTAGTATCATTTCAATCAGTTTCTAAGG GATATTATGGCGAATGTGGAAAAAGAGGTGGCTACATGGAAGTAATTGGTTTCACTCCTGATGTGCGGGAACAAATTTACAAGGTTGCATCCGTGAATCTTTGTTCAAACATCTCTGGTCAGATTCTCACCAGTCTCGTCATGAACCCACCAAAG GTCGGAGATGAATCATATGAATCCTTCATTGCAGAGAAAGAAGGGATACTTCAGTCTTTGGCTAGGCGTGCACAG GCATTAGAAGATGCATTCAACAGCTTAGAAGGTGTGACCTGTAATAAGGCGGAGGGAGCAATGTACCTTTTTCCCCGGCTTCGGCTCCCTCAAAAGGCAATTGATGCTGCTAAATCAGTCAATACAGCTCCGGATGGATTCTATGCCCGCCGCCTTCTTGAAGCCACTGGAATTGTTGTTGTGCCTGGGTCAGGCTTTGGGCAG GTCCCGGGGACATGGCACATACGGTGCACGATCTTACCGCAGGAGGATAAGATCCCTGCAATCATCTCCCGGCTCAGGGCCTTCCATGAAACATTCATGAATGAGTTCCGTGACTAG